TCTCTTTCCAACTATCAAAATTTTGTCCTGTAGGTATTTCCTCATATAAAAAGCTTACTCCTTTTTGAGTTTTATAAACATCACCAATTAAACCTGAACTAAACCATATTGGATATGGATATGTTAATGAAACATCATATACATTCATTGTTTGAATAGAGTTTTTAACTTGATCTTTAGTCATCCCCATATGATCTTTTTCTTCTGAAAAAGAAATATTTAAAGATAATACAAATATTAATGTTAATAACAGTAGCTTTTTCATTAAATTAGTTAAATTTGAATTAAGTAGATCAAGTATAAAAAACTCTATATAAAAATTCGACTAAAATAGTTTATATAATAAAATTACTAGCCAGAAATTTTTGAAGTTTTTACTACCACTTTTCTATATTACCCATTGCATCTAAAAACTTGCCTGAATCTTCAGGTTGGAGTTTATCAATAAGACCTGACATATTAGATATGCTATCGTTTATTTCTAATGTTGCTTTCTCTCCACCCATTTGAGTTTTTACCCAGCCAGGACGTAAACTAATAGTAATAATCTCTGGACACTCTGATGCAAATGTTTTTGTAAGCATATTTAAAGCTGCTTTAGATATACGATATGAATAGCCAAATCCAGCCTTTGTTTGCTCAATAGATCCAGCTTGACTAGCCATATTTATAACTTTTGGATTTAAAGATTTTTGAAGATTTTCTTTAAAATAGTGAAGTAAATAAAAAGCTCCTAAGCAGTTAACTTTAAAAGCTTCTTCAATCCAATTTGGATCTGTTTTTGAGATACTAATTTTTTCATGATGTTCAGGATAAACTCCAGCATTATTTATTAGTATATCTATAAAGCTATTCTTATATTTGTTATATAAATTTTTGTGATGTTCTTCATTTGTTACATCTAATTGTTCTATATATAGATTATTATATTGTTTTGCCAAGCCTTTTAATTCTTTAGCATCTGACGGGTTACGACATGTCGCGATAACTTTATAATCTCTTTTGGCATAATGTTTTGTGAATCCTAAACCTATACCTCTATTAGAACCTGTGATTAGTACTGTTTTATAATTGGATGACATAAAATTAATTTTTTAGGAAAATGAGACATAAAAAAACCACCAAAAGGTGGTTTTAAGATAAGTTAGTAAAAAGTAATTATTACCAACCAGTAACTTCTTTTAATTTTTTACCAATTTCGGCAGGCGATCTAGTATAAGCAATACCAGCAGCTTCAAAAGCAGCAAACTTTTCTTCAGCTGTACCTTTACCACCAGAGATAATAGCACCAGCATGACCCATACGCTTTCCTGGAGGAGCTGTAACACCAGCGATATAACCAATAACTGGCTTAGTAACATTATGCTTGATATATTCAGCAGCTTCTTCTTCAGCAGTACCACCGATCTCACCAATCAAAATGATAGCTTCTGTTTGAGGATCATTTTGAAGAAGTTCTAAAGCTTCGATTTGATTCATACCAGGGATTGGATCTCCACCTATACCGATACAAGTAGATTGACCAAAACCAAGCTTAGTTGTTTGAGCAACTGCTTCATAAGTTAAAGTACCAGAACGAGATATGATACCAACTTTACCAGGTTGGTGAATATGGCCAGGCATAATACCAATCTTACATTGACCTGGAGTTATAACACCAGGGCAGTTTGGCCCAACAACTCTTACATCTTTACCTTTTAAGTATTCTTTAACTACTAGCATATCTAGAGTTGGAACACCTTCAGTGATAATAACAACTAGCTTAACACCAGAGTCAATTGCTTCGATTGCAGAATCTTTTACAAATGGAGCTGGTACATAAATAACAGATGCGTCAGCACCAGTAGCTTTTACAGCTTCTTCCATTGTGTTGAAAACTGGTCTATCTAAGTGAGTAGTACCACCTTTACCAGGAGTTACACCACCAACAACATTTGTTCCATAAGCAATAGCTTGCTCTGAATGGAAAGTACCATTTTTACCAGTAAAACCTTGTACTAAAACTTTTGTATTTTTATCAACTAATACGCTCATTATTCAATATTCCTTTTAATTTTTTAATTTATTAAGCTAATGATTTTACAACTTTGTCAGCTGCATCAGCTAAACCATCAGCAGGAATTAATTTCAAGCCAGATTCAGATAGTATTTTAGAACCTAATTCAGCATTGTTTCCTTCTAAACGAACAACAACTGGTACAGTTACATTTACTTCTTTTACAGCTTCGATAATTGCTTCTGCAATCATGTCACAACGAACAATACCACCAAAAATATTAATCAAGACAGCTTTTACATTTTCATCATCTAAAATTAGTTTGAATGCTTCTATAACTCTAGCTTTAGTAGCACCACCACCAACATCTAAGAAGTTTGCAGGTTTTCCACCATAAAGCTGAATGATATCCATAGTTGCCATTGCAAGACCAGCACCGTTTACCATACAACCAATATTACCTTCAAGAGCAACATAGTTTAGCTCATGCTCAGAAGCTTTAAGCTCTTTAGCATTTTCTTGAGATTTGTCTCTTAGAGCTAGTAATTTAGGATGTCTGTAAAGGGCATTTGAATCAAGGTTGATCTTACCATCAACACAAACAATATCACCATTTTCTCTAACAGCAAGAGGGTTGATTTCAAATAAAGCAAAGTCACATTCTATAAATGCTTTATATGCGCCTAACATAGTTTTTGTGAAGTCATTTATTTGTTTACCTTCCAAACCAAGTTTAAAAGCAACTTCACGTGCTTGGAATGGTTGAAGACCAACTAAAGGATCTACTTCTACTTTTAATATTTTTTCAGGAGTGTTATGAGCAACTTCTTCAATATCTACACCACCTTCAGATGAAGCCATGAATGTTACTTTACGGCTAGATCTATCAACAACTGCTCCTAAGTATAATTCACGAGAAACAGGATAAACATCTTCAAAAACACCTACTGAATTTACAGGTTGACCATCAGCATCTGTTTGGAATGTAACTAAATTTGTGCCAATAAGCTTCTCAGCAACTTCACGTGCTTCTTGAGATGATTTTACAACTTTAACACCACCAGCTTTACCACGTCCACCAGCATGCACTTGAGCTTTAACAACTGCAAATTTTCCGCCTATTTGGTCAAATGCTTGTGCAGCTTCGTTAGGATTATGAGCTACAATACCTTTTTGAACTTTTAGACCATAACTCTCTAAAAGGTCCTTAGCTTGATATTCATGTAAATTCATTGATTTTCTTCCTTATTTGATCGTTTAACGAAAATTTTAATTTAAACAGTTAAGATAATAGCGTATTTGTCATAGTTTTTCTAATATAAAATAGCGGTTTTAAGACGGTAGTTTTGTTTATATATTTTTTATAAATGTTATTGTATGATTTAAAAGAGTAAATTTAAGATCAATAAAGGTAACTGATATGATGAAAAAAATATATAACAAATTAATGTCAACTATCTTTAGTCAGACAACACCTGCACAATTGCTTTTAGTT
This region of Francisella frigiditurris genomic DNA includes:
- the sucC gene encoding ADP-forming succinate--CoA ligase subunit beta, with the translated sequence MNLHEYQAKDLLESYGLKVQKGIVAHNPNEAAQAFDQIGGKFAVVKAQVHAGGRGKAGGVKVVKSSQEAREVAEKLIGTNLVTFQTDADGQPVNSVGVFEDVYPVSRELYLGAVVDRSSRKVTFMASSEGGVDIEEVAHNTPEKILKVEVDPLVGLQPFQAREVAFKLGLEGKQINDFTKTMLGAYKAFIECDFALFEINPLAVRENGDIVCVDGKINLDSNALYRHPKLLALRDKSQENAKELKASEHELNYVALEGNIGCMVNGAGLAMATMDIIQLYGGKPANFLDVGGGATKARVIEAFKLILDDENVKAVLINIFGGIVRCDMIAEAIIEAVKEVNVTVPVVVRLEGNNAELGSKILSESGLKLIPADGLADAADKVVKSLA
- the sucD gene encoding succinate--CoA ligase subunit alpha, translated to MSVLVDKNTKVLVQGFTGKNGTFHSEQAIAYGTNVVGGVTPGKGGTTHLDRPVFNTMEEAVKATGADASVIYVPAPFVKDSAIEAIDSGVKLVVIITEGVPTLDMLVVKEYLKGKDVRVVGPNCPGVITPGQCKIGIMPGHIHQPGKVGIISRSGTLTYEAVAQTTKLGFGQSTCIGIGGDPIPGMNQIEALELLQNDPQTEAIILIGEIGGTAEEEAAEYIKHNVTKPVIGYIAGVTAPPGKRMGHAGAIISGGKGTAEEKFAAFEAAGIAYTRSPAEIGKKLKEVTGW
- a CDS encoding SDR family oxidoreductase yields the protein MSSNYKTVLITGSNRGIGLGFTKHYAKRDYKVIATCRNPSDAKELKGLAKQYNNLYIEQLDVTNEEHHKNLYNKYKNSFIDILINNAGVYPEHHEKISISKTDPNWIEEAFKVNCLGAFYLLHYFKENLQKSLNPKVINMASQAGSIEQTKAGFGYSYRISKAALNMLTKTFASECPEIITISLRPGWVKTQMGGEKATLEINDSISNMSGLIDKLQPEDSGKFLDAMGNIEKW